In one Betta splendens chromosome 14, fBetSpl5.4, whole genome shotgun sequence genomic region, the following are encoded:
- the LOC114869023 gene encoding serine/arginine-rich splicing factor 1, with protein MSGGGVIRGPAGSNDCRIYVGNLPPDIRSKDVEDVFYKYGLIRDIDLKNRRGGPPFAFVEFEDPRDAEDAVYGRDGYDYDGYRLRVEFPRSGRGNGRGGGSGAAGNPRGRYGPPSRRSEYRVVVSGLPPSGSWQDLKDHMREAGDVCYADVYRDGTGVVEFVRKEDMTYAVRKLDNTKFRSHEGETAYIRVKMDGPRSPSYGRSRSRSHSRSRSNSRSRSKSNSGSRSYSPQRSRGSPRYSPRRSKSRSRT; from the exons ATGTCTGGCGGAGGAGTCATCCGAGGCCCCGCAGGGAGCAACGACTGTCGGATCTATGTGGGGAACCTTCCCCCAGACATCCGCTCCAAAGACGTCGAGGACGTGTTCTATAAGTACGGACTCATTCGCGATATTGACCTGAAAAACCGAAGAGGAGGGCCGCCTTTCGCCTTTGTTGAGTTCGAGGACCCGAG GGATGCAGAAGATGCTGTTTATGGACGTGATGGTTACGACTATGACGGCTACAGACTGCGTGTTGAGTTCCCTCGAAGTGGACGTGGAAATGGTAGGGgaggtggttctggagctgcAGGGAACCCAAGGGGAAGGTATGGTCCACCTTCACGTCGCTCAGAATACAGAGTTGTTGTGTCAG GTCTTCCCCCAAGTGGAAGCTGGCAGGACCTGAAGGATCACATGCGTGAGGCAGGTGATGTATGTTATGCTGATGTGTACCGTGATGGCACTGGAGTGGTGGAGTTTGTGCGCAAGGAAGACATGACCTACGCTGTCCGTAAACTGGACAACACCAAGTTTCGCTCCCATGAG ggAGAGACGGCCTACATCCGTGTGAAGATGGACGGTCCTCGCAGCCCCAGCTATGGCCGCTCTCGCTCCCGCTCCCACTCCCGCTCCCGCTCCAACAGCCGAAGCAGAAGCAAGAGCAACAGTGGATCTCGCAGCTACTCCCCCCAGCGCAGTAGAGGGTCTCCACGCTACTCTCCCCGGCGTTCCAAATCGCGCTCTCGCACCTAA
- the ddx52 gene encoding probable ATP-dependent RNA helicase DDX52, with amino-acid sequence MDALELFRKLGAGAKFDLKRFGQDAARFKLCRSHDLEATSDPLSAIDYFGTSRASEAQSRGTSKEEENDGGGQQLEDSEDSGSGGKRKRKDRERIARKKKTTNDQTEVEGDQTLKSKGNGITWTSSFDRKITNLPNDEKEKNSLKRLKHLHQEKVNRIRSRNRINVHGCDVPDPVCTFDELQSEYRLNPRVIQNLKDAGLNSPTPIQMQAIPLMMHGREVLACAPTGSGKTLAFCLPLLSHLQQPANLGFRAVIISPTRELASQTYRELLRLSEGVGFRVHIIDKASLAAKKYGPQSNKKYDILVSTPNRLIFLLNQDPPALDLSSVEWLVVDESDKLFEDGKTGFREQLATIFLACSGPKVRRAFFSATCTPDVEKWCRLNLDNLVSVNIGHRNAAVDTVEQELLFVGTENGKLLAMRDIIKKGFLPPMLVFVQSKERARELFHELVYEGINVDVIHAERTQQQRDNVVASFRAGKIWVLICTALLARGIDFKGVNFVLNYDFPGSAVDYIHRIGRTGRAGHQGKAITFFTENDKPLLRSIANVIKQAGCPVPEYMVDLKKTRSKDKRKLEKKPPKRNSICTTPRYLMKKGKAPKKGQKKAGSGKQKREEAPQTPTQKLKDKKSTKQKKRDTAQKEEGTEKRTKIAKLKKKKGKKNIQQQQ; translated from the exons ATGGACGCTCTCGAGTTGTTTCGGAAACTCGGAGCTGGAGCTAAATTTGACCTGAAAAGGTTTGGTCAAGATGCCGCTCGGTTTAAG CTATGCAGATCTCATGATTTGGAAGCAACCTCAGATCCTTTATCTGCGATCGATTACTTCGGGACAAGTCGAGCCAGCGAAGCCCAGAGCAGGGGCACAAGtaaggaggaggaaaatgatggaggaggacagcagCTTGAGGACAGTGAAGACTCTGGTTCTGGGGGGAAAAGGAAGCGAAAGGATCGAGAAAGAATAGCAAGAAAGAAGAAGACAACAAACGATCAGACGGAGGTGGAAG GTGACCAAACACTGAAAAGCAAAGGAAATGGCATCACTTGGACATCCTCATTCGACAGAAAGATTACAAACCTGCCAAAtgatgaaaaggagaaaaattCACTGAAGAGACTGAAGCATCTTCATCAAGAAAAG GTGAATCGTATCCGATCTCGAAACCGTATAAATGTGCATGGCTGTGATGTCCCAGACCCAGTGTGCACATTTGATGAACTGCAGTCAGAGTATCGCCTCAATCCACGTGTCATTCAGAACCTCAAGGATGCAGGGCTGAATTCCCCAACACCCATACAGATGCAGGCAATCCCTCTCATGATGCAT GGTCGAGAGGTCCTGGCTTGTGCTCCGACAGGATCAGGAAAGACTTTGGCTTTTTGCCTCCCACTGCtttctcacctgcagcagccggcCAACCTGGGATTTAGAGCTGTGATCATCTCTCCAACCAGAGAACTGGCCAGCCAG ACCTACAGGGAGCTGCTTCGCCTGTCTGAGGGAGTCGGTTTTAGAGTTCACATCATAGACAAGGCTTCCCTGGCAGCCAAGAAATATGGAccacaatcaaacaaaaaatatg ATATACTCGTCAGCACTCCGAACAGACTCATCTTTCTTCTCAACCAGGATCCTCCAGCTCTCGACCTCAGCAG TGTGGAGTGGCTAGTGGTCGATGAGTCCGATAAGCTGTTTGAAGATGGCAAAACAGGCTTCAGGGAGCAGCTCGCCACAATCTTTCTGGCCTGTTCTGGACCCAAGGTACGCAGAGCTTTCTTCAGTGCCACCTGCACACCGGATGTGGAGAAGTGGTGCCGTCTGAACCTTGACAACTTGGTGTCTGTCAACATCGGACACAG AAATGCTGCAGTTGACACAGTGGAACAGGAGCTGTTGTTTGTTGGGACAGAGAACGGCAAACTACTGGCCATGAGAGACATCATCAAGAAA GGTTTCCTGCCACCGATGCTGGTGTTTGTTCAGTCTAAAGAACGAGCGCGGGAGCTCTTTCATGAGTTGGTCTATGAAGGCATCAACGTGGATGTCATCCACGCAGAGCGCACTCAGCAGCAG AGAGACAATGTAGTTGCTAGCTTCCGCGCTGGTAAGATTTGGGTGTTGATCTGCACAGCTCTGCTGGCCAGAGGAATCGACTTCAAAGGAGTTAACTTTGTGCTGAACTACGACTTCCCCGGCAGCGCTGTGGACTACATCCACAGGATTG GACGTACTGGTAGAGCTGGACATCAGGGAAAGGCCATCACCTTTTTCACAGAAAATGACAAACCACTGCTGCGCAG CATCGCTAATGTTATAAAACAAGCTGGATGTCCTGTTCCTGAATACATGGTTGACTTAAAGAAGACTCGCAG CAAAGACAAGCGGAAACTTGAGAAGAAACCTCCTAAGAGAAACTCCATCTGCACAACTCCTCGCTACTTGATGAAGAAAGGCAAAGCACCAAAAAAAGGGCAGAAGAAGGCAGGGAGTGGAAAGCAGAAGAGAGAAGAAGCGCCTCAAACGCCAACACAGAAACTGAAGGATAAAAAGTcgacaaaacagaagaaaagagaTACAGCACAGAAAGAAGAGGGAACAGAAAAACGTACAAAGATAGCAAAGTTAAAAAA GAAAAAGGGGAAGAAAAAtattcaacaacaacaatag
- the LOC114869024 gene encoding serine/arginine-rich splicing factor 1-like, protein MSGVGVIRGPAGSNDCRIYVGNLPPDIRSKDVEDLFYKYGAIRDIDLKNRRGGPPFAFVQFEDPRDAEDAVYGRDGYDYDGYRLRVEFPRSGRGGGGGGGGGGGGSAGPPRGRYGPPSRRSENRVVVSGLPPSGSWQDLKDHMREAGDVCYADVYRDGTGVVEFVRKEDMTYAVRKLDNTKFRSHEGETAYIRVKTDGPRSPSYGRSRSRSRSRSRSRSRSRSKSASRSCSPRNSRASPRYSPRRSRSRT, encoded by the exons ATGTCTGGCGTTGGTGTGATCAGAGGACCCGCGGGGAGCAACGACTGTCGGATCTACGTTGGAAATCTCCCTCCTGATATCCGCTCAAAGGATGTTGAAGATCTTTTTTACAAGTATGGGGCCATTCGTGATATAGACCTGAAAAACCGGAGAGGGGGACCACCGTTTGCCTTCGTGCAGTTCGAGGACCCGAG GGATGCAGAAGACGCGGTGTATGGCCGAGACGGTTATGACTATGATGGCTACCGCCTGCGGGTTGAGTTTCCTAGAAGTGGTaggggcggcggcggtggtggaggtggtggcggtggtggttcAGCAGGACCCCCAAGGGGAAGGTATGGGCCCCCGTCCCGACGCTCCGAAAACAGGGTTGTTGTGTCAG GTCTTCCCCCAAGTGGAAGCTGGCAGGACCTGAAGGATCACATGCGTGAGGCAGGTGATGTATGTTATGCTGATGTGTACCGTGATGGCACTGGAGTGGTGGAGTTTGTGCGCAAGGAAGACATGACCTACGCTGTCCGTAAACTGGACAACACCAAGTTTCGCTCCCATGAG ggAGAGACGGCCTACATTCGTGTGAAGACGGACGGTCCCCGCAGTCCCAGCTATGGCCGTTCCCGCTCTCGCAGCCGGagtcgcagccgcagccgcagccgcagtcGGAGCAAGAGCGCGTCACGCAGCTGCTCTCCTCGTAACAGCAGAGCGTCTCCACGTTACTCTCCTCGGCGCTCTCGCTCTCGCACCTAG
- the heatr6 gene encoding HEAT repeat-containing protein 6, which produces MSAPIGLPAPALGRAGVPAFPQVALSADAAPFTPMSADGPQRESLFDTEKHFSLCAAKLRALRPDSAQLREELNLLFDQLLSENYSRTFCPNINIRPEDVCTLLEHASSLVPLGQEHLVIKLCQLIHHLLNQLKIIMDEQTLDELVNYTANALKVCSTWTHSDVLLALSTVVYGNGHWCQQRLSSLLGEDGVLMLYSSPSQPNMELRRVALTCMANICFRMPGQPPLDDKYRNACFRVFLNTMQSPKPPDTDELFYSMVIQAALKGLQCCVSGGKWKFSGEEELGSVLAALKRLMFQGVPGVSVEWPAVLYPARLPQYEGLSALKPAEPDKSEPLKETTVAGKSSGNKKRKSRGKGKKTSREESRVDGEEDDGAAVPLPQRERGREGGRGEGESSYKPSDPSLYPSWKRNSSDSEFSDPEGNAQSKLRLYHCRVRQAALHCLLAVVKGVEKRTLYGYWSFFIPDSPVGGPPPLTLLTIILKDPSPKVRALALQVLSAMLDGSRQFLAVAEDTASPRTSYTPFSFLLATAIRELHRSLSLALLAETSSQTLTQLIKCLAYLVSNAPYHRLRPGMLSPLWKQICPYVRHRDVNVRVSVLTLYGALVTAQAPLPEVHLLLQQPESGSSVTGSFTPQDSVNWRQRDGVSSPSRTPVAHSQHSSHTHSPRIPRTPGENNSAPPWLLQLCVSLVTHPREEPSDSEGAASGGATTLEPSPVRLEALQVLSHLVRGYFSLAQAYLCEIRQVSARCLGETDPSIQLHGAKLLEELGTGIIHQYKAENNVPESSRVPMNQVVQFWSDVLSGALNGALQNEQHPTLQTSACDTLSSILPQAFAQLPDKTQLMCITMLLGLTYSENYLVKTAAVRALGIYVLFPCLREDVMFVADTANTILAALDDRSTNVRAKAAWSLGNLTDTLIVNMEGVGVEFQEELSDMLLLKMLQAATRAAADKDRVKCNAVRALGNLLHFLRHSQLTRPAFQRPLEDAVRALVKTVQSEASMKVRWNACYALGNAFRNPALPLDSASWSCDAFSALCHVVTSCKNFKVRIKSGAAMAVPAHRNCYGDTKRFICVWHSLATALENSEDTNDFLEYRYSASLRHTLSQALLHLLSVSQSQDMPALGASLASEEGRNIRAHLIKYLKVDEGGREGVEDEKDTMTESCNPLQRIRGLQQTFTRLKNLKAEGVRKEEEERGKEVVVDFLEDLIKTCEEP; this is translated from the exons ATGTCGGCTCCTATCGGGTTGCCAGCGCCGGCTCTGGGCCGCGCTGGAGTCCCTGCTTTTCCTCAGGTGGCCCTGTCTGCGGACGCTGCCCCGTTCACCCCCATGAGCGCGGACGGGCCGCAGCGCGAGTCGCTGTTTGACACCGAGAAACACTTCTCCCTCTGCGCTGCGAAGCTCAGAGCCCTGCGGCCGGACTCGGCTCAACTCCGGGAGGAGCTCAACCTGCTGTTCGACCAACTCCTGTCCGAAAACTACAGCAGAACATTCTGCCCCAACATCAACATACGACCAGAG GATGTGTGCACTTTGCTGGAACACGCCAGCAGCCTGGTGCCACTAGGTCAAGAGCATTTAGTCATCAAACTCTGCCAGTTAATACATCATCTGCTTAATCAACTAAAG ataatAATGGACGAGCAGACGTTGGATGAACTGGTGAACTATACTGCCAATGCTCTGAAAGTATGCAGTACGTGGACACACTCTGATGTCCTCCTGGCGCTGTCTACAGTAGTGTATgggaatggacattggtgcCAACAA CGTCTTAGTAGTTTACTGGGAGAAGATGGAGTCCTCATGCTGTATAGTTCTCCATCTCAGCCAAACATGGAGTTACGGCGTGTTGCTCTGACCTGTATGGCCAACATCTGTTTCAG GATGCCTGGTCAGCCTCCACTGGATGATAAATATAGAAATGCATGTTTCAGAGTCTTTCTGAATACAATGCAGTCGCCCAAACCTCCAGACACAGATGAGCTCTTCTACAGTATG GTGATTCAGGCAGCACTGAAGGGACTTCAGTGTTGTGTTTCAGGCGGAAAGTGGAAATTTAGTGGAGAAGAGGAGCTTGGGTCTGTGTTAGCTGCACTTAAG AGGCTCATGTTCCAGGGAGTTCCAGGTGTGAGTGTGGAGTGGCCGGCTGTGCTGTACCCAGCACGTCTTCCTCAGTATGAAGGACTCTCTGCACTAAAACCTGCTGAACCTGACAAATCTGAACCTCTAAAGGAAACCACTGTGGCAGGAAAATCCTCCGGG AATAAGAAAAGGAAATCCAGAGGGAAGGGAAAGAAGACGAGTCGTGAGGAGAGCAGagtggatggagaggaagatgatggagcAGCAGTGCCTCTACCTCAGAGggaaagggggagggagggaggcagaggtgagGGAGAGTCCTCGTACAAACCCTCTGACCCATCTCTCTACCCGTCCTGGAAAAGAAACAGCTCTGACTCAGAGTTTTCTGACCCAGAAGGCAACGCACAGAGCAAATTAAG ACTTTATCACTGCCGTGTACGTCAGGCAGCCCTGCATTGTTTGCTTGCAGTAGTGAAAGGTGTGGAGAAGAGGACTCTGTACGGGTACTGGTCTTTCTTCATCCCGGACTCTCCTGTCGGAGGACCACCGCCTCTCACTCTTCTGACGATTATTCTCAAGGACCCTTCGCCAAAG GTGCGAGCGCTTGCTCTCCAGGTGTTGTCAGCCATGTTGGACGGCTCCCGGCAGTTCCTGGCTGTAGCTGAAGATACTGCGTCTCCCCGCACGTCTTACACCCCTTTCTCTTTCCTGCTGGCCACTGCTATCAGAGAGCTGCATCGCTCTCTGAGTCTGGCTCTGCTGGCTGAGACCTCCTCTCAGACTTTAACGCAACTTATAAAG TGCCTGGCATACCTGGTGTCAAACGCTCCTTACCACCGTCTCAGACCCGGCATGCTCAGCCCTCTCTGGAAACAGATCTGTCCTTATGTACGCCACAGAG ATGTGAACGTGCGTGTGTCAGTCCTGACTCTTTACGGAGCGTTGGTAACAGCTCAGGCTCCTCTCCCTGAGGtgcatctcctcctccaacagccAGAGAGCGGCAGCAGCGTCACAGGCTCGTTCACGCCGCAGGACTCTGTCAACTGGAGACAAAGAGACGGCGTTTCCTCACCCTCTCGGACGCCAGTCGCACACTCCCAGCACagctcgcacacacactcgccccgCATTCCTCGCACACCAGGGGAGAATAACTCCGCCCCACCGTGGCTGCTGCAACTGTGTGTATCCTTGGTAACTCACCCTAGAGAGGAACCATCAGACAGCGAGGGagcagcatcaggtggagctACTACATTAGAGCCCTCCCCTGTCCGTCTAGAAGCTTTACAG gttCTGTCCCATCTGGTACGTGGCTATTTCTCTCTAGCCCAAGCATATCTTTGTGAGATTAGGCAGGTGAGCGCACGCTGCCTTGGAGAGACTGATCCCTCCATACAACTGCATGGAGCAAAG TTACTAGAGGAACTGGGAACAGGAATCATTCATCAGTACAAAGCAGAGAATAATGTGCCAGAGAGTTCAAGAGTCCCCATGAATCAG GTAGTCCAGTTTTGGTCAGATGTCTTGAGTGGTGCACTGAATGGAGCTCTGCAGAATGAACAACACCCAACGCTGCAGACAAGTGCCTGTGACACACTGTCCTCCATCCTGCCACAGGCCTTCGCACAGCTGCCC GATAAGACACAGCTGATGTGCATCACTATGCTGCTGGGGCTCACCTATAGTGAGAACTATCTGGTGAAGACCGCAGCCGTCAGAGCTTTGGGAATCTACGTCCTGTTTCCTTGTCTCAGAGAG GATGTGATGTTCGTGGCAGATACAGCAAACACTATCCTCGCTGCTCTCGATGATCGATCTACAAATGTCCGGGCCAAGGCTGCCTGGTCTCTTGGCAACCTCACAGACACTCTTATTGTCAACAT GGAGGGTGTAGGTGTGGAGTTCCAGGAAGAGTTATCAGACATGCTGCTCCTTAAGATGCTGCAGGCAGCCACGCGAGCAGCAGCCGACAAAGACAGA GTCAAGTGTAATGCAGTGCGAGCGCTTGGGAACCTGCTTCATTTTCTACGCCACAGTCAGCTGACTCGGCCTGCGTTTCAGCGCCCGCTGGAGGACGCAGTTCGTGCTCTTGTGAAAACTGTCCAGTCAGAGGCCtcgatgaaggtcagatggaacGCCTGTTATGCTTTGGGAAATGCGTTCAGAAACCCAGCCCTGCCACTTG aCTCTGCCTCCTGGTCTTGTGACGCTTTCTCCGCCCTTTGTCATGTCGTCACCTCCTGTAAGAACTTCAAGGTGCGGATCAAATCTGGTGCTGCCATGGCAGTTCCCGCCCACCGCAACTGCTACGGGGACACAAAGCGTTTCATCTGTGTGTGGCATTCACTGGCTACCGCGCTCGAGAACAGCGAAGACACAAACGACTTCTTAGAGTACCGCTACAGTGCCAGTTTGcgacacacactctctcagGCTCTCCTACACCTGCTCAGTGTCAGCCAGTCTCAGGACATGCCCGCACTCGGCGCATCGCTGGCCagcgaggaaggaaggaacatcAGGgcacatttgattaaatatcTTAAAGTggatgaaggagggagagagggggtaGAGGATGAGAAAGACACTATGACAGAAAGTTGTAACCCTTTGCAGAGAATCAGAGGTCTGCAGCAGACTTTTACTAGACTGAAGAATTTGAAGGCTGAAGGGGtgagaaaggaagaggaggaaagaggtaAAGAGGTCGTGGTAGATTTTTTGGAGGATTTGATAAAAACCTGTGAAGAACCATGA
- the dynll2b gene encoding dynein, light chain, LC8-type 2b, whose product MSDKKAVIKNADMSDEMQQDAVDCAMQAMEKYNIEKDIAAYVKKEFDKKYNPTWHCIVGRNFGSYVTHETKHFIYFYLGQVAILLFKSG is encoded by the exons ATGTCGGACAAGAAGGCGGTGATAAAGAATGCAGACATGTCTGATGAAATGCAGCAGGATGCTGTGGACTGTGCCATGCAGGCTATGGAGAAGTACAACATTGAGAAGGACATTGCTGCCTACGTCAAAAAG GAGTTTGACAAGAAGTACAACCCCACATGGCACTGCATCGTCGGGAGGAACTTCGGCAGCTACGTGACCCACGAAACGAAGCATTTCATCTACTTCTACCTGGGTCAAGTGGCCATTCTACTGTTCAAGTCGGGTTGA